The following coding sequences are from one Hymenobacter sp. DG25A window:
- a CDS encoding cell division protein FtsQ/DivIB, whose translation MELKRKVNNLFFATGCLVLFTALAVFAGVRQAQRPVSNVIVTIGNEFNNYFISEQEVTALLTRNGNQRLEGARPEDLNLKGLEARLKAHSFVKDAQVYRDLAGNLHADVRQNRPIARLVHADTRQDSYIDDTGSRLPLSGLFTARVVPIARQGGQPLQAAFFQDSTGHRYLDFLRFIDEHPFWRAQVAEVFIGPNGKLSFTQQVGDQRVEFGFPENISEKFAKLMVFYRQIPPVLGWDTYHRVNVEFKDQIICE comes from the coding sequence ATGGAGTTGAAGCGTAAAGTAAATAACCTATTTTTCGCTACGGGTTGCCTGGTGCTGTTCACAGCGCTGGCCGTGTTTGCCGGTGTGCGGCAGGCACAGCGTCCTGTTAGCAATGTCATAGTTACCATTGGTAATGAGTTCAATAACTATTTTATCAGCGAGCAGGAAGTGACAGCACTACTGACGCGCAACGGCAACCAGCGCCTGGAAGGCGCCCGCCCCGAGGACCTCAACCTCAAGGGCCTGGAAGCGCGTCTCAAAGCCCACAGCTTCGTAAAAGATGCCCAGGTGTACCGAGACCTGGCTGGAAATTTGCACGCCGATGTGCGTCAGAACCGCCCCATTGCCCGTTTAGTGCACGCCGATACCCGCCAGGATAGCTACATTGATGATACCGGCAGCCGCCTGCCGCTGTCCGGCTTGTTCACGGCGCGCGTGGTGCCCATAGCCCGGCAGGGAGGCCAACCCCTCCAAGCTGCATTTTTTCAGGATTCCACTGGTCATAGATATTTGGACTTCCTCCGGTTTATCGATGAGCATCCGTTCTGGCGCGCCCAGGTAGCCGAAGTATTTATTGGGCCCAATGGCAAACTATCGTTTACCCAGCAAGTAGGCGACCAGCGTGTAGAATTTGGCTTTCCCGAGAATATTTCGGAAAAATTTGCGAAACTAATGGTATTTTACCGTCAGATACCCCCTGTATTGGGCTGGGATACGTACCACCGCGTCAACGTTGAATTCAAAGATCAAATTATTTGTGAGTAA
- the murC gene encoding UDP-N-acetylmuramate--L-alanine ligase: MNPVAAFPYVYFLGIGGIGMSALARWFKANGHQVSGYDKTPTPLTEALTAEGILIHYDDAVSSLPAVVRENRAQTLVVLTPAIPKDHQEWAWLREQGYDIRKRSQVLGLLTAGRPTIAVAGTHGKTTTSSMVAHLLHHAGVDCAAFLGGISVNLGSNLLLPRASDISAPVVVEADEYDRSFLTLHPTVAIVTSTDADHLDIYGDKEALVESFRQFVGQIQPGGTLIINHTADPSVAAAAPAGVSVIRYGLTSEEGPELWAANITAQGHQFHFDMHGPAGTVTGLQLAVPGFHNVENMLAATCVAQLEGVQPEALREAVAAYRGVKRRFEFMVTTPEHGYVDDYAHHPREIEAFLRSMRALYPGKTLRVIFQPHLFTRTRDFVNGFAESLSLADEVVLLDIYPARELPIPGVTSEMILSKITAPRKSLQTKEQVLAAAEVDNDFDVLATVGAGDIDQLVPRLKNILNIRWNGVEA, from the coding sequence ATGAATCCGGTAGCAGCATTTCCCTACGTCTATTTTCTGGGTATCGGGGGCATTGGTATGTCAGCGCTGGCTCGCTGGTTTAAAGCCAACGGCCACCAGGTTTCCGGCTACGATAAAACGCCCACGCCCCTCACCGAGGCGCTGACGGCCGAAGGTATTCTCATTCATTACGATGATGCCGTGAGCAGCCTGCCAGCCGTGGTGCGCGAAAACCGCGCCCAGACGCTGGTGGTGCTCACGCCCGCTATTCCCAAAGACCACCAGGAGTGGGCCTGGCTTCGGGAGCAGGGCTACGATATCCGCAAGCGCAGCCAGGTGCTGGGCCTGCTTACCGCTGGCCGGCCTACTATTGCGGTAGCCGGTACGCATGGTAAAACTACCACCAGCAGTATGGTGGCACACCTGCTGCACCACGCCGGCGTAGACTGTGCAGCGTTTCTGGGCGGTATCTCCGTAAACCTGGGCTCTAACCTGTTGCTGCCCCGCGCTTCCGATATCAGCGCGCCGGTAGTGGTAGAAGCCGACGAGTATGACCGCTCGTTCCTGACGCTGCACCCCACCGTGGCCATTGTCACGAGCACCGATGCCGACCACCTCGATATTTATGGGGACAAGGAAGCGCTGGTAGAATCTTTCCGCCAGTTTGTGGGCCAGATACAGCCCGGCGGCACGCTCATTATCAACCATACCGCTGACCCAAGCGTGGCGGCCGCGGCCCCTGCCGGGGTCAGCGTCATCCGCTACGGTCTCACCTCGGAGGAGGGTCCAGAATTGTGGGCTGCCAACATCACGGCACAAGGCCATCAGTTTCACTTTGACATGCACGGGCCTGCGGGTACCGTAACGGGTCTGCAGCTGGCGGTTCCTGGCTTCCACAACGTGGAAAATATGCTGGCCGCTACCTGCGTGGCCCAGCTGGAAGGCGTGCAGCCCGAAGCCCTACGGGAAGCCGTGGCGGCCTACCGGGGCGTAAAGCGCCGCTTTGAATTCATGGTAACCACGCCCGAGCACGGCTACGTGGACGACTACGCCCATCACCCCCGGGAGATTGAAGCGTTCCTACGTTCCATGCGCGCCCTGTACCCCGGCAAAACGCTGCGCGTCATCTTCCAGCCCCACTTGTTCACCCGTACCCGCGACTTTGTGAATGGCTTTGCCGAAAGCCTGAGCTTGGCCGATGAAGTGGTGCTGCTGGATATTTATCCGGCCCGGGAACTGCCCATTCCCGGCGTAACGTCGGAAATGATTTTGTCCAAGATTACCGCTCCCCGTAAGTCGTTGCAAACCAAGGAACAGGTGCTGGCAGCCGCCGAAGTAGACAATGACTTTGATGTGCTGGCCACCGTTGGGGCCGGCGACATCGACCAATTGGTGCCTCGCTTAAAGAATATTTTAAATATTCGATGGAATGGAGTTGAAGCGTAA